The Arachis hypogaea cultivar Tifrunner chromosome 16, arahy.Tifrunner.gnm2.J5K5, whole genome shotgun sequence genome contains a region encoding:
- the LOC112697601 gene encoding 12-oxophytodienoate reductase 1 — MGEAPVIPLLTPYKMGNFNLSHRVVLAPLTRQRSYDNVPQSHAVLYYSQRASKGGFLITEATGVSNTAQGMLHTPGIWTKEQVEAWKPIVDAVHAKGATFFCQLWHVGRVSSSAYQPNGEAPISSTDKPLKPQFRNDGNEAQYTPPRRLRTDEIPHIVNDFRLAARNAIEAGFDGVEIHGAHGYLLEQFMKDQVNDRTDEYGGSLENRCRFTLEVVEAIVNEIGANRVGIRLSPFADYADSGDSNPKKLGLYIVNELNKYNILYCHMVEPRMKNVLEISTQCPHSLVPMRKAFNGTFIAAGGYDQQGGIDAIAQNRADLVAYGRLFLANPDLPNRFAINDAPLNKYNRETFYTPDPVVGYTDYPFLE, encoded by the exons atggGTGAAGCTCCAGTGATTCCTCTTCTTACTCCTTACAAAATGGGCAACTTCAATCTCTCCCATAG AGTTGTTTTGGCACCGTTGACAAGACAGAGATCTTATGACAATGTTCCACAGTCCCATGCTGTATTGTATTACTCCCAGAGAGCTTCTAAGGGAGGCTTTTTGATAACTGAAGCTACTGGAGTCTCTAACACCGCTCAAGG GATGTTGCACACACCGGGCATATGGACTAAAGAGCAAGTAGAGGCATGGAAACCCATTGTGGATGCTGTTCATGCCAAAGGTGCAACATTCTTTTGTCAGCTTTGGCATGTTGGAAGGGTATCAAGTTCAG CTTATCAACCAAATGGAGAGGCTCCAATTTCTTCAACAGACAAGCCCCTCAAACCACAATTTCGGAATGATGGTAATGAAGCTCAGTACACACCACCAAGGCGTCTTAGGACCGATGAAATCCCTCATATCGTTAATGACTTCAGACTTGCTGCAAGGAATGCTATAGAAGCAG GGTTTGATGGGGTTGAAATCCATGGAGCACATGGGTATTTGCTAGAGCAATTCATGAAAGACCAAGTGAATGACCGTACAGATGAATATGGCGGATCTCTGGAGAACCGTTGTCGATTCACGTTGGAAGTTGTCGAGGCCATTGTAAACGAGATAGGTGCAAACAGAGTCGGAATTAGGCTCTCACCTTTTGCAGACTATGCAGATAGTGGAGATTCCAACCCAAAGAAACTTGGACTCTACATTGTTAATGAATTAAACAAATACAACATTCTATATTGTCACATGGTAGAACCAAGAATGAAGAATGTGCTTGAAATAAGTACTCAATGTCCACACAGCTTGGTGCCAATGAGAAAGGCCTTCAATGGCACTTTCATTGCTGCTGGAGGCTATGATCAACAAGGTGGGATTGATGCAATTGCTCAAAATAGAGCAGATCTTGTTGCTTATGGCCGTTTGTTCTTGGCTAATCCAGATTTGCCAAACAGGTTTGCAATTAATGATGCTCCTCTCAACAAGTATAATAGAGAGACATTCTACACTCCTGATCCTGTTGTTGGTTATACCGACTATCCATTTCTTGAGTAG